One window of the bacterium genome contains the following:
- a CDS encoding acyl carrier protein has translation MPVKEALRTFILENFLFGQENPDFTDGASLLENGLIDSTGVLELVAFVEEKYGISVADEELLPENFDSVDNLANYVGRKSAA, from the coding sequence ATGCCCGTCAAGGAGGCGCTTCGCACGTTCATCCTCGAGAACTTTCTGTTCGGCCAGGAGAATCCGGACTTCACGGACGGCGCGTCGCTGCTCGAGAACGGCCTGATCGACTCGACGGGCGTACTGGAGCTCGTGGCCTTCGTCGAGGAGAAGTACGGCATCTCGGTGGCCGACGAGGAGCTGCTCCCCGAGAACTTCGACTCCGTCGACAACCTCGCCAACTACGTCGGCAGGAAGAGTGCGGCCTGA
- the prmC gene encoding peptide chain release factor N(5)-glutamine methyltransferase, with protein sequence MYDHLCEIYARFKAAGVAEPFREAVHLLDLLGDGSLRRIDATAADGMSECLAAIEQRGKGTVPLEYLVGRAVFMGNVFHCTPDTLIPTEDTDLLVRVVSEHARGATAPGRRPTIIEIGTGSGNIAITLALGLEGARILASDISAGAVEVARRNVAKHGVQDRVSLFCGDMFAPFADLDCRGAVDVVVSNPPYIPTSSLARLSSEIVDHEPLVALDGGPYGIDIYRKLIAGAREFLSPQGVLVFEIGERQEKLVERLLKKTGGYGDIACHERQGSVRVMSARKKT encoded by the coding sequence ATGTATGACCATCTGTGCGAGATCTACGCCCGCTTCAAGGCAGCGGGGGTTGCGGAGCCCTTCAGGGAGGCCGTGCACCTGCTGGACCTTCTGGGCGACGGTTCCCTCCGGAGGATCGACGCGACGGCGGCCGACGGGATGAGCGAATGCCTGGCCGCAATCGAGCAGAGAGGCAAGGGGACCGTGCCCCTGGAGTACCTCGTCGGCAGGGCGGTGTTCATGGGAAACGTGTTCCACTGCACGCCGGACACCCTCATTCCGACCGAGGACACCGATCTGCTTGTCCGGGTGGTCAGCGAACACGCCCGGGGCGCGACGGCACCCGGCAGGCGCCCGACGATCATCGAGATCGGCACCGGCAGCGGGAACATCGCGATCACTCTGGCGCTGGGGCTGGAAGGCGCGAGGATCCTGGCTTCCGACATCAGCGCCGGCGCGGTCGAGGTGGCGCGGCGCAACGTGGCGAAGCATGGGGTCCAGGACCGCGTCAGCCTGTTCTGCGGAGACATGTTTGCCCCTTTCGCCGATCTGGATTGCCGGGGCGCAGTCGATGTGGTGGTCAGCAATCCCCCCTACATTCCCACATCGTCGCTTGCCAGGCTTTCTTCCGAGATCGTGGATCACGAGCCGCTCGTTGCGCTGGACGGCGGACCCTACGGCATCGACATCTACCGGAAGCTGATCGCCGGTGCCCGGGAATTCCTGTCGCCGCAGGGCGTGCTCGTGTTCGAGATCGGGGAGCGGCAGGAGAAGCTGGTGGAGCGATTGCTCAAGAAGACCGGGGGCTACGGGGACATCGCCTGCCACGAGCGGCAGGGCAGCGTCCGCGTGATGAGCGCCCGGAAGAAAACCTAG